A single Falco naumanni isolate bFalNau1 chromosome 20, bFalNau1.pat, whole genome shotgun sequence DNA region contains:
- the ARHGAP30 gene encoding rho GTPase-activating protein 30, translating into MSLALKARQKARRKGGTKERVFGCDLLEHLQQSGQDVPQVLRSCTKFVEQHGVVDGIYRLSGVSSNIQRLRQEFDSDRCPDLQKDVYLQDIHCVSSLCKAYFRELPNPLLTYQLYDKFSDAVAIQMEEARLVKIKEVLKELPVPHYRTLEFLMRHLLHMASYSSQTNMHARNLAIVWAPNLLRSKDIEATGFNGTAAFMEVRVQSIVVEFILTHVEQLFGDAPLRGGESSRRSLLLGGGGPGDGQPPPYHVPAVLSQGDGPPPIRPYHTIIELSDHRRKGSLKAKKWRSIFNLGRSSHEAKRKLVKTEEKDDKCSKVSLRPAKSMDSLSSVPFASDGADDPRLSKKRSVKQPLQRRESFDTCPSPPESCPELDESLEDKLKGKEEQRGPESEGESSTKSEPTTPKAGQASLVAPGRSPKTTRSRAEKCAGVHISGPFSVTVPFHITSNLSRLTRGLPCPALAQAAVGRELPASPPPPRHRAQSPLSPSTGEEKADAEETRLSLELRDSFAFLDSQETWLEGVGDMEPAARSLLPDTGPGDGAGFPAIEEGMESGFMNPGEPPVEQPASYLSIEECMDEEMFFMAPSGSDAEDPAGDTDSDDMFLSAHDDLSPLVASREPLDQLPGEGTAPASTSPPQPSADSTVVPQDKSPAPGPAGTCPVEEDAPGEGEHPGDPAGVPAEVGAPGTGQPPGEGSGGEGAADSGSSPSRTDSNTEASPEEEAGGVGSPVGAGLAPDTPAGEVEEDGAGSGPPTSEEPEEDKPQLFPASPPTSSLGEPPEEPEQPPCPVPEALPLPAASAAGTSATPGGSPRSSSLSASAPELCGAPPEGPQLGRAEPPGGLGHAEPAAVLRRDGSAPVRLAARTVRVQQARSVPVVPPKPQFAKVPPALQPCAPLADGAALATAGDAAPLPQQLPSPTAPEGSPQQPGAGEAAAGARRAGWREGGSISFDAAVAMAAEQQLAQAPVRRIQTYGGGELVPAAPKALPFHQAPLRPRLLRPLSCMAAPEGEAPGRSRLGPARPAAQVEGAALSQLQQPVGAEGAAGER; encoded by the exons ATGTCGCTGGCGCTGAAGGCCCGGCAGAAGGCGAGGCGCAAGGGCGGCACCAAGGAGCGGGTCTTCGGCTGCGACCTCCTGGAGCATCTCCAGCAGTCAGGGCAGGACG TGCCCCAGGTGCTGAGGAGCTGCACCAAGTTCGTGGAGCAGCATGGGGTGGTGGACGGCATCTACCGCCTCTCGGGCGTCTCCTCCAACATCCAGCGGCTGCG GCAGGAGTTCGACAGCGACCGCTGCCCCGACCTGCAGAAGGACGTCTACCTGCAGGACATCCACTGCGTCAGCTCCCTCTGCAAGGCGTACTTCCGCGAGCTCCCCAACCCTCTCCTCACCTACCAGCTCTATGACAAATTTTCC GACGCGGTGGCTATCCAGATGGAGGAGGCTCGCCTGGTGAAGATCAAGGAGGTGCTGAAGGAGCTGCCGGTGCCCCACTACAG GACGCTGGAGTTCCTGATGAGGCACCTCCTGCACATGGCGTCCTACAGCAGCCAGACCAACATGCACGCCAGGAACCTGGCTATCGTCTGGGCGCCCAACCTGCTGCG GTCAAAGGACATTGAGGCGACAGGGTTCAACGGCACGGCAGCGTTCATGGAGGTGCGGGTCCAGTCCATTGTGGTGGAGTTCATCCTCACCCACGTCGAGCAGCTCTTCGGGGACGCGCCTCTCCGTG GTGGCGAGTCCTCCCGGCGATCCCTGCTGCtaggcgggggggggccgggggatGGGCAGCCCCCGCCGTACCATGTGCCGGCCGTGCTCAGCCAGGGCGACGGGCCCCCCCCGATCCGGCCCTACCACACCATCATTGAGCTCAGCGACCACAG GAGGAAGGGGTCCCTCAAGGCCAAGAAGTGGAGGTCCATCTTCAACCTGGGCCGCTCCAGCCACGAGGCCAAGCGCAAGCTGGTGAAGACAGAGGAGAAAG ATGACAAGTGCAGTAAAGTGAGCTTGCGGCCAGCCAAGAGCATGGACTCGCTCAGCTCCGTCCCCTTCGCCAGTGACG GTGCAGATGACCCTCGGCTGAGCAAGAAGCGGTCGGTGAAGCAGCCACTGCAGCGCCGGGAGAGCTTCGACACCTGCCCGTCGCCACCGGAGAGCTGCCCTGAGCTGGACGAGAGTCTGGAGGACAAgctgaaggggaaggaggagcagcgGGGCCCTGAGTCAGAGGGCGAAAGCAGCACCAAGTCAGAGCCCACCACCCCCAAAGCCGGCCAGGCCTCACTGGTGGCCCCCGGCCGCTCACCCAAGACCACCCGCAGCCGTGCCGAGAAGTGTGCGGGGGTCCACATCTCTGGCCCCTTCTCCGTCACCGTCCCCTTCCACATCACCTCCAACCTCTCCCGCCTGACGCGGGGGCTGCCGTGCCCAGCGCTGGCCCAGGCGGCCGTGGGCAGAGAGCTGcccgccagccccccgccgcccc ggcACCGGGCTCAGTCCCCTCTGTCTCCTTCcacaggggaggagaaggcGGACGCAGAGGAGACCCGGCTCTCCCTGGAGCTGCGGGACTCCTTCGCCTTCCTGGACAGCCAGGAGACGTGGCTGGAGGGCGTCGGGGACATGGAGCCAGCGGCACGGTCCCTGCTGCCGGACACTGGCCCCGGGGACGGCGCGGGGTTCCCGGCCATCGAGGAGGGGATGGAGAGCGGGTTCATGAAC CCAGGGGAGCCCCCTGTGGAGCAGCCCGCCAGCTACCTCTCCATCGAGGAGTGCATGGATGAGGAGATGTTCTTCATGGCTCCCAGCGGCTCCGACGCCGAGGACCCTGCCGGGGATACTGACTCGGATGACATGTTCCTCAGCGCCCACGATGACCTCAGCCCGCTGGTGGCATCACGGGAGCCCCTCGACCAGCTGCCAGGCGAGGGTACGGCCCCGGCGAGCACATCACCGCCCCAACCCAGTGCTGACAGCACCGTCGTGCCACAGGACAAGTCTCCAGCGCCGGGGCCGGCAGGGACATGCCCCGTGGAGGAGGATGCTCCGGGTGAGGGGGAGCACCCCGGGGACCCTGCTGGGGTGCCAGCAGAGGTGGGGGCACCAGGCACCGGGCAGCCCCCAGGGGAGGGGagcggaggggagggggctgcggacagtggctccagccccagcaggactGACTCCAACACTGAAGCCAGCCCGGAGGAGGAGGCCGGAGGAGTTGGCAGCCCcgtgggagcagggctggctcccGACACACCGGCTGGGGAAGTCGAAGAGGATGGAGCTGGCTCTGGTCCCCCCACCTCAGAGGAGCCTGAGGAGGACAAACCCCAGCTTTTTCCGGCGTCCCCTCCAACCTCCTCCCTAGGGGAGCCCCCCGAGGAGCCAGAGCAGCCCCCGTGCCCTGTCCCTGAGGCTCTCCCACTGCCTGCGGCCAGCGCGGCAGGGACCAGTGCCACCCCAGGGGGCAGCCCCAGGTCCTCCTCGCTCTCCGCCTCGGCCCCGGAGCTGTGCGGCGCCCCCCCTGAGGGCCCACAGCTGGGCCGGGCCGAGccccccggggggctggggcacgcTGAGCCCGCGGCTGTGCTGCGCCGCGACGGCAGCGCCCCGGTGCGCCTGGCTGCCCGCACGGTCAGGGTGCAGCAGGCCCGCTCGGTGCCCGTCGTGCCACCCAAGCCGCAGTTTGCCAaggtgccccctgccctgcagccctgcgcGCCCCTGGCCGACGGCGCAGCCCTGGCCACGGCAGGGgatgcagcccccctgccccagcagctccccagccccacggcgCCGGAGGGGTCCCCCCAGCAGCCCGGGGCTGGCGAAGCAGCGGCGGGGGCGAGGAGAGCAGGCTGGCGGGAGGGCGGCAGCATCTCATTTGACGCGGCGGTGGCCATGGCTGCCGAGCAGCAGCTCGCCCAGGCGCCCGTGAGGAGGATCCAGACCTACGGCGGGGGGGAGCTGGTGCCTGCCGCCCCCAAGGCCCTGCCCTTCCACCAGGCCCCCCTGAGGCCGCGGCTCCTGCGGCCCCTCAGCTGCATGGCGGCCCCTGAGGGCGAGGCGCCGGGGAGGAGCCGGCTGGGCCCGGCCAGGCCGGCAGCACAGGTGGAGGGGGCGGCGCTGTCGCAGCTGCAACAGCCGGTGGGCGCTGAGGGGGCAGCGGGTGAGCGCTGA